In one window of Bradyrhizobium sp. AZCC 1721 DNA:
- a CDS encoding DUF3551 domain-containing protein, protein MRILALAILTIGMVSPATAQMYDPAYPVCLRLYDRTIYYECSYTSLPQCNASASGRSAQCVINPYFASSQEPVGYRRHRRVY, encoded by the coding sequence ATGCGCATTCTGGCCTTGGCGATTTTAACGATCGGGATGGTCTCTCCGGCGACTGCCCAGATGTACGATCCGGCTTATCCAGTTTGCCTGCGCCTGTACGACCGGACCATCTATTACGAATGCAGCTACACGTCGCTGCCCCAATGCAACGCGTCGGCATCGGGCCGATCGGCACAGTGCGTCATCAATCCATATTTCGCGAGTTCGCAAGAGCCCGTGGGCTATCGGCGGCATCGCCGGGTCTACTAA
- a CDS encoding protein-L-isoaspartate O-methyltransferase family protein gives MSGFATARQKMVDGQVRPSDVTDIRILDAMLAVPREAFVPENKQALAYLDLDLDVSEGGSAKRFLIKPAVLAKMLQAAEIRATDRVLVVGCATGYAAAVIARFAAQVTATESDSALAARAQAILAANGCGNVTVRAAAPADGDPANAPYDVIVLNGATEIVPERLYGQLQNGGRLVGVFAKSLPARATMVTCSHGDFGHRTLFDAVAPVLPGMELVPAFVF, from the coding sequence ATGTCCGGTTTTGCGACCGCGCGCCAGAAAATGGTCGATGGTCAGGTGCGTCCGAGCGACGTGACCGATATCCGAATTCTCGATGCCATGCTGGCGGTGCCGCGCGAGGCCTTCGTTCCCGAAAACAAGCAGGCGCTGGCCTACCTGGATCTCGATCTCGACGTCAGCGAAGGGGGCTCGGCCAAGCGCTTCCTGATCAAGCCGGCAGTGCTGGCCAAGATGCTGCAGGCGGCCGAGATCAGGGCGACCGATCGCGTCCTCGTGGTCGGCTGCGCCACTGGCTACGCCGCAGCCGTGATCGCTCGATTCGCGGCCCAAGTGACCGCGACGGAGAGCGATTCGGCGCTGGCGGCGAGGGCACAGGCGATTCTGGCCGCCAATGGCTGTGGAAACGTGACCGTTCGGGCCGCGGCGCCGGCCGATGGAGACCCGGCGAACGCACCTTATGATGTCATCGTGCTGAACGGCGCAACCGAGATCGTACCGGAGCGGCTCTACGGGCAATTGCAGAATGGTGGCCGATTGGTGGGTGTTTTTGCGAAGTCGCTGCCCGCGCGGGCCACCATGGTGACCTGTTCGCACGGCGATTTCGGTCACCGGACGCTGTTCGATGCCGTTGCCCCGGTGCTGCCCGGCATGGAACTAGTTCCGGCCTTCGTTTTCTAG
- a CDS encoding TolC family outer membrane protein has protein sequence MRGVKAFAGAAASALLLVCMGPTPVLADTIEAALVRAYQNNPQLNAQRAQVRITDENVPQALSGYRPRVSVTASAGYQYTDTLSTQGGTPTQIVRTPIVGANPPRSIGGTVTQTLFNGQQTANRTRAAEGQVSGAREALRALESAVLLSGATIYMDYLRDSAIVEVQKSNVRVLEQTLKQTRDRFNVGEVTRTDVAQSEAQLAAGKTQLLTAEANLTTTRSNFRRIIGNEPQALAPGSPVDRFLPSTLPAAVELGLTQNPNVTAAMFGIDVSYLQVKVAEGALLPTVTLQAAVQQSWEQSLIQYRSFGASVTTQLSVPIYQGGGEYSLIRQSKETAAQQRLVLDQTRDQTRANVVTAWGQLVAGKAQVASAQAQVQASEIALNGVREEAKAGQRTTLDVLNAQQALVNARVALVTAQHDRVVASYSVLDKIGRLTPQVLNLPTTIYDPSVHYHQVRDSWAGVRTPDGR, from the coding sequence ATGCGTGGGGTGAAGGCATTTGCCGGGGCCGCGGCTTCGGCCCTTCTATTAGTGTGCATGGGCCCGACGCCCGTCTTGGCCGACACGATCGAGGCAGCGCTGGTGCGCGCCTATCAGAACAATCCGCAGCTCAACGCGCAGCGCGCGCAGGTGCGCATCACCGACGAGAACGTGCCGCAAGCGCTGTCGGGCTATCGTCCCAGGGTTTCGGTCACCGCGAGCGCGGGCTACCAATATACGGATACGCTCAGTACGCAGGGCGGCACCCCCACCCAGATCGTGAGAACCCCTATTGTCGGCGCCAATCCGCCGCGCAGCATCGGCGGGACCGTCACGCAGACGCTCTTCAACGGCCAGCAGACCGCGAACAGGACCAGAGCGGCGGAAGGCCAGGTTTCCGGCGCGCGCGAAGCGCTGCGGGCACTCGAATCAGCGGTCCTGCTCAGCGGCGCCACGATCTACATGGACTATCTGCGCGATTCGGCGATCGTCGAGGTGCAGAAGAGCAACGTTCGCGTGTTGGAGCAGACGCTGAAACAGACGCGCGACCGCTTCAATGTCGGCGAAGTCACGCGCACCGACGTGGCGCAGTCGGAGGCGCAGCTCGCCGCCGGTAAGACGCAACTCCTGACCGCCGAAGCCAATCTGACGACGACGCGCTCGAACTTCCGCCGCATCATCGGCAACGAGCCGCAAGCGCTGGCGCCGGGCTCGCCGGTCGACCGCTTCCTGCCGTCGACGCTGCCGGCGGCCGTCGAGCTCGGGCTGACGCAGAACCCGAACGTCACCGCGGCGATGTTCGGCATCGATGTCAGCTACCTCCAGGTCAAGGTGGCCGAAGGCGCGCTGTTGCCGACGGTCACACTGCAGGCCGCGGTGCAGCAGTCCTGGGAGCAGAGCCTGATCCAGTACCGCTCGTTCGGCGCATCGGTCACCACGCAGCTCTCGGTCCCGATCTATCAGGGCGGCGGTGAATATTCGCTGATCCGCCAGTCCAAGGAAACGGCGGCGCAACAGCGTCTCGTGCTCGATCAGACTCGCGACCAGACCCGCGCCAACGTGGTCACGGCATGGGGGCAGCTCGTCGCCGGCAAGGCGCAGGTCGCCTCCGCCCAGGCGCAGGTGCAGGCGTCGGAAATCGCGCTGAACGGCGTGCGCGAGGAAGCCAAGGCCGGACAGCGCACCACGCTCGACGTGCTTAACGCGCAGCAGGCGCTGGTGAATGCGCGCGTCGCGCTCGTCACCGCGCAACACGATCGCGTGGTTGCGTCATACTCGGTGCTGGACAAGATCGGACGGCTGACGCCGCAGGTGCTGAACCTGCCCACCACGATCTACGATCCGAGCGTGCACTATCATCAGGTGCGCGATAGCTGGGCCGGCGTGCGCACACCCGACGGCCGCTGA
- a CDS encoding PopZ family protein, whose translation MTQPAKVQEPSMEEILASIRRIIADDEAKPAAAKPEAAAAPPPKPVMKDIPPSAIAPKPAAPKPAPAPPPAPAPEPVASNSQDDIDAMLASLDAATPEADIRPAPQPEADVFELTDEMALPDPAPPKASFNKIESEDDIEFSESHRGRQPGHEPPPFEAPQQPILSRSTVSAVESAFNSLANTVLSNNARTLEDLVKEMLRPMLKSWLDDNLPGLVERIVKAEIERVSRGR comes from the coding sequence ATGACGCAACCTGCAAAGGTCCAAGAGCCCTCGATGGAGGAGATTCTGGCGTCGATCCGTCGCATCATTGCCGACGACGAGGCAAAGCCTGCCGCTGCCAAGCCGGAGGCCGCTGCGGCGCCGCCACCGAAACCGGTGATGAAGGACATCCCGCCGTCGGCCATTGCCCCCAAGCCGGCTGCTCCGAAGCCTGCGCCGGCCCCGCCGCCTGCACCCGCGCCTGAACCGGTCGCCAGCAACAGCCAGGACGACATCGACGCGATGCTGGCGAGCCTCGATGCGGCAACGCCCGAGGCCGATATCAGGCCGGCGCCGCAGCCGGAAGCCGACGTGTTCGAGCTCACCGACGAGATGGCGCTGCCGGATCCGGCGCCACCGAAAGCCTCCTTCAACAAGATCGAGTCGGAGGACGACATCGAGTTCAGCGAGTCCCACAGGGGGCGGCAGCCAGGCCACGAGCCGCCGCCGTTCGAAGCACCGCAGCAGCCGATCTTGTCGCGCTCGACCGTCTCCGCGGTCGAATCCGCCTTCAATTCGCTGGCCAATACCGTGCTGAGCAATAACGCGCGGACGCTGGAAGATCTGGTCAAGGAAATGCTGCGGCCGATGCTAAAGTCCTGGCTCGATGACAATCTGCCGGGATTGGTGGAGCGGATCGTCAAGGCCGAAATCGAGCGGGTTTCGCGCGGGCGCTAG
- a CDS encoding valine--tRNA ligase, with protein MIEKNYQPADIESRMSRIWEESGAFKAGRPERKDAAPFTIVIPPPNVTGSLHMGHALNNTLQDILCRFERMRGRDVLWQPGTDHAGIATQMVVERQLMERQEPGRRDLGRAKFLERVWQWKAESGDTIVNQLKRLGASCDWSRERFTMDEGLSRAVVKVFVELYRDGLIYKDKRLVNWDPKLLTAISDLEVQQVEVKGSLWYLRYPIGGKTFSPDDPTTFIVVATTRPETMLGDTAVAVHPENERIGHLIGQHVILPLVGRRIPIIGDHYADPEKGSGAVKITPAHDFNDFEVGKRHGLPQINVFDREGCLALVDNEDYLRSLPEGALMLAEELHNVDRFAARKKIVARLEDFGFLEKIEPNTHMVPHGDRSGVVIEPYLTDQWYVDAKTMAQPAIAAVRSGATSFVPKNWEKTYFEWMENIQPWCISRQLWWGHQIPAWYGPDGKVFVAETEDEAVGNALGYYVEQEVITPEQGREMALDPAKREGFITRDEDVLDTWFSSGLWPFSTLGWPDETAAVKRYYPTNVLVTGWDIIFFWVARMMMMGLHFMKDAPFSTVYIHRLVRDEKGAKMSKSKGNVIDPLGVIDDFGADALRFALARGAAHNHDIKLSPQLVETNRNFATKLWNACRFAEMNGCEKPDGFDPVNARETLNRWIAHETSRATREVTEAIEGYRFNDAANAIYRFVWNVYCDWYLELAKPVLMGEEGAAKTETRAMIAWARDEILKLLHPFMPFITEELWAVTAKRDGLLVLAEWPRKVSSVTAEQIAAMAMAGPGDPVIAPAMVALDAGDFSDPAAEAEIGWVVDLVTAIRSVRSEMNIPPATLIPLVLSGASEETKERAQRWNDIVKRLARLAEITFADRPPEGAVQLLVRGEVVALPLKGVIDLSAEKARLDKEIVKADADIKRVDAKLGNEKFVANAPEEIVEEEKEKREAAVARKAKLQEALERLKLAS; from the coding sequence ATGATCGAGAAAAACTACCAGCCCGCCGATATCGAAAGCCGCATGTCCCGGATCTGGGAGGAAAGCGGCGCGTTCAAGGCCGGCCGCCCGGAACGGAAAGATGCCGCGCCGTTCACCATCGTGATCCCGCCGCCCAACGTGACGGGCTCGCTGCATATGGGCCACGCGCTGAACAATACGCTGCAGGACATTCTCTGCCGCTTCGAGCGCATGCGCGGCCGCGACGTGCTGTGGCAGCCGGGCACCGACCATGCCGGCATCGCGACCCAGATGGTGGTCGAGCGGCAATTGATGGAACGGCAGGAGCCGGGCCGCCGCGACCTCGGCCGCGCCAAATTCCTCGAGCGGGTCTGGCAGTGGAAGGCGGAGAGCGGCGACACCATCGTCAACCAGTTGAAGCGCCTCGGCGCCTCCTGCGACTGGTCGCGCGAACGTTTTACGATGGACGAGGGGCTGTCGCGCGCGGTCGTGAAGGTGTTCGTCGAGTTGTACCGCGACGGCCTGATCTACAAAGACAAGCGGCTGGTGAACTGGGACCCGAAACTGCTCACCGCGATCTCCGATCTCGAGGTGCAGCAGGTCGAGGTCAAGGGAAGTCTCTGGTATCTGCGCTATCCGATCGGGGGCAAGACATTTAGTCCCGACGATCCCACGACCTTTATCGTGGTCGCGACCACGCGTCCCGAAACGATGCTGGGCGACACCGCGGTTGCCGTGCATCCGGAGAACGAGCGGATCGGGCATCTGATCGGGCAGCATGTGATTCTGCCGCTGGTCGGCCGCCGCATCCCCATCATCGGCGACCACTACGCCGATCCCGAAAAGGGCTCAGGCGCGGTCAAGATCACGCCGGCGCACGATTTCAACGACTTCGAGGTCGGCAAGCGTCACGGCCTGCCGCAGATCAACGTGTTCGATCGCGAGGGCTGCTTGGCCCTCGTCGACAATGAGGATTATCTGCGAAGCTTGCCGGAAGGCGCGCTGATGCTCGCGGAAGAGCTGCACAATGTCGATCGCTTTGCCGCGCGCAAGAAGATCGTGGCGCGGCTGGAAGATTTCGGCTTCCTGGAAAAGATCGAACCGAACACGCACATGGTGCCGCATGGCGACCGCTCCGGCGTGGTGATCGAGCCCTATCTGACCGACCAGTGGTATGTCGACGCCAAGACAATGGCGCAGCCGGCGATCGCGGCCGTGCGCTCGGGCGCGACCAGCTTCGTGCCGAAGAACTGGGAAAAGACCTATTTCGAATGGATGGAAAACATCCAGCCCTGGTGCATCTCGCGCCAGCTTTGGTGGGGCCACCAGATCCCGGCATGGTACGGGCCCGACGGCAAGGTGTTTGTCGCCGAGACCGAAGACGAAGCCGTTGGCAACGCACTCGGCTACTACGTCGAGCAGGAAGTCATCACGCCGGAGCAGGGCCGCGAGATGGCGCTGGATCCCGCCAAGCGAGAGGGCTTCATCACGCGTGACGAGGACGTGCTCGACACCTGGTTCTCATCAGGGCTATGGCCGTTCTCGACGCTCGGCTGGCCCGACGAAACGGCGGCAGTGAAGCGCTATTACCCGACCAACGTGCTCGTTACCGGATGGGACATCATCTTCTTCTGGGTCGCCCGGATGATGATGATGGGCCTGCACTTCATGAAGGACGCGCCGTTCTCGACCGTCTACATCCACCGCCTGGTTCGCGACGAAAAGGGCGCGAAGATGTCGAAGTCGAAAGGCAACGTCATCGACCCCTTAGGCGTGATCGACGATTTTGGCGCGGACGCGCTGCGCTTTGCGCTGGCGCGCGGGGCGGCTCACAACCACGACATCAAGCTGTCGCCGCAACTGGTCGAAACCAATCGCAATTTCGCGACCAAGCTCTGGAACGCCTGCCGCTTTGCCGAAATGAACGGCTGCGAGAAGCCGGACGGCTTCGATCCTGTGAATGCCAGGGAGACGCTGAACCGCTGGATCGCGCATGAAACCTCGCGCGCCACGCGTGAGGTGACCGAGGCGATCGAGGGCTATCGCTTTAACGATGCGGCGAATGCGATCTATCGTTTCGTCTGGAACGTCTATTGCGACTGGTATCTCGAACTCGCAAAACCGGTGCTGATGGGCGAGGAGGGCGCGGCGAAAACCGAGACCCGCGCCATGATCGCCTGGGCGCGCGACGAGATTCTCAAATTGCTGCACCCGTTCATGCCCTTCATCACCGAGGAGCTCTGGGCGGTTACGGCCAAGCGCGACGGCCTGCTGGTGTTGGCGGAATGGCCGCGCAAGGTCAGTTCGGTTACTGCCGAGCAGATCGCCGCGATGGCGATGGCAGGGCCCGGCGATCCAGTGATTGCGCCGGCCATGGTCGCGCTCGATGCCGGCGATTTCAGCGATCCGGCCGCCGAGGCCGAAATCGGCTGGGTGGTCGATCTCGTCACCGCCATCCGTTCGGTACGTTCGGAAATGAACATCCCGCCGGCCACGTTGATCCCGTTGGTGCTGTCGGGGGCGTCCGAGGAGACAAAGGAGCGGGCGCAGCGCTGGAACGACATCGTCAAGCGGCTGGCGCGGCTGGCCGAGATCACGTTTGCCGACCGCCCACCGGAAGGCGCCGTTCAGTTGCTCGTGCGTGGCGAGGTTGTCGCTCTGCCGCTCAAGGGCGTGATCGATCTGTCGGCCGAAAAGGCCCGGCTCGACAAGGAAATCGTCAAGGCCGACGCCGACATCAAGCGCGTCGACGCCAAGCTCGGCAACGAGAAATTCGTGGCCAATGCGCCCGAGGAGATCGTCGAAGAGGAAAAGGAAAAGCGCGAGGCGGCGGTCGCGCGCAAGGCAAAGCTGCAGGAAGCGCTGGAGCGCTTGAAGCTGGCGTCGTAG
- a CDS encoding glycoside hydrolase family 113, whose product MAGVFPVQGFGFLSNYNGAFVAGSALAAMQAIAGTNANSIELAPRLFMQTRTSNDVVADPNKTESDANILQAIANAQALGLSVTLKPMVSALDGSLAYVLNPSDPAAFFASYKNQMVHMAELAEQAGVGMFVIGNELGKLSGPQYRSYWVDLIDSVRAVFQGEITYAAATDEAISVSFWDKVDVIGINAYPPLTTKTDPTVEEMVNAWNTMSTDDYWAKVMNHMSPVDFFHSLALQYGKQVFFTETGYRSVDGTNISPGGWAESTTQDVQEQYDAFNAFFQVWGSEGGSWFRGASIWNWDTNNKYSPIGYSPSGKPAQGLITEWYGGQHQPPGQTLTGSPSADLIDIGGGNDVLSGGVGNDTIKSDGGDDTITGGPDTIPKLTETSVTVTGYSSVVDGVGAKMQLLINGQQIGSTVEFRGATDPSGFQTFTFTFANPATVSSLDLAFINDIANANGDRNLYIKDITVNGEHLAVSEGVNPSSPGTWNLYQNKSIHYDMTGHQDLFFGSSTDNDSLDGGIGKDVINGGAGTDTIQGGAGNDTINGGPGADVIRGGADDDTINSGAGITTATDQLYGDDGNDVIKASTGDTGALLDGGSGGDQLYGGWVANVLNGGDGNDYLSGGGGLDTMHGNAGDDQLKGGPAATQMFGDDGNDSLQGGTGSEFLYGGSGNDRLIGAGGNDYLAGGTGNDTFVFAPGLGKDTVADFQNTDGVQDIIQFSKTVFADFSALQSHMAEVGTSVVITVDANNAIEIQDKTMSQLHAGDFLFV is encoded by the coding sequence ATGGCCGGCGTGTTTCCTGTTCAAGGATTTGGATTTCTCTCCAACTACAATGGTGCATTCGTCGCCGGTTCCGCGCTCGCCGCCATGCAGGCGATCGCGGGTACGAATGCAAATTCGATCGAGCTCGCTCCGCGGCTCTTTATGCAAACCAGGACGTCGAATGACGTCGTCGCTGATCCCAACAAGACCGAGAGCGACGCCAATATTCTGCAGGCCATTGCAAATGCACAGGCGCTCGGCCTTTCGGTCACGCTGAAGCCCATGGTCTCGGCTCTCGATGGCTCGCTTGCATACGTGCTCAATCCGAGCGATCCCGCCGCTTTCTTTGCTTCCTACAAGAACCAAATGGTTCACATGGCGGAGCTCGCCGAACAAGCAGGCGTCGGCATGTTTGTGATCGGCAATGAGCTGGGCAAACTATCCGGACCCCAATATCGAAGCTACTGGGTCGACCTCATCGATTCCGTACGCGCCGTGTTCCAGGGCGAGATCACCTATGCGGCCGCGACCGACGAAGCCATCAGCGTCAGCTTTTGGGACAAGGTCGATGTCATCGGAATCAATGCTTATCCGCCGCTGACGACGAAAACGGACCCGACCGTCGAGGAGATGGTCAATGCGTGGAACACCATGTCCACCGACGACTACTGGGCGAAGGTGATGAACCACATGTCGCCGGTCGATTTCTTCCATTCCCTTGCCTTGCAGTACGGCAAGCAGGTGTTCTTCACCGAAACGGGCTACCGCAGTGTCGACGGAACCAATATCAGTCCGGGCGGCTGGGCCGAGAGCACGACGCAGGATGTCCAGGAGCAATACGATGCCTTCAATGCCTTCTTTCAGGTGTGGGGATCGGAAGGCGGAAGCTGGTTCAGGGGCGCGTCGATCTGGAACTGGGATACGAACAACAAGTATTCCCCGATCGGCTATTCACCCTCAGGCAAGCCTGCACAGGGGTTGATTACCGAATGGTACGGAGGTCAGCACCAGCCGCCCGGCCAAACCCTAACGGGCTCTCCCTCCGCCGATTTGATAGATATCGGCGGCGGCAATGACGTGCTGTCGGGCGGGGTCGGTAACGACACGATCAAATCAGACGGGGGCGACGACACCATTACCGGCGGCCCCGATACAATTCCGAAACTCACGGAGACATCAGTCACGGTGACGGGCTACAGCTCCGTCGTCGACGGCGTCGGCGCCAAAATGCAGCTCCTGATCAACGGGCAGCAGATCGGCAGCACGGTCGAATTCCGCGGCGCGACCGATCCTTCGGGTTTCCAGACTTTTACATTCACATTCGCCAACCCGGCTACCGTCTCCAGCCTCGATCTCGCTTTCATCAACGATATCGCCAACGCCAATGGCGACCGCAACCTTTATATCAAGGACATCACCGTCAACGGCGAGCATCTTGCCGTGTCGGAAGGCGTCAATCCAAGTTCGCCGGGAACATGGAACCTCTATCAGAACAAGTCCATCCACTATGACATGACCGGCCATCAGGACCTGTTCTTCGGTTCGTCGACGGACAATGACAGCCTCGACGGAGGAATAGGTAAGGACGTGATCAACGGCGGCGCCGGGACGGACACGATCCAGGGCGGCGCGGGCAACGACACCATCAATGGTGGTCCCGGTGCGGATGTGATCCGCGGCGGGGCAGACGACGACACCATCAACAGCGGCGCCGGCATCACCACGGCGACCGATCAGCTCTATGGCGACGACGGCAACGACGTCATCAAGGCCAGCACCGGCGATACTGGCGCCCTGCTCGACGGCGGCAGCGGCGGAGACCAGCTCTATGGCGGCTGGGTAGCCAATGTCCTGAATGGCGGTGACGGCAATGATTATCTCTCCGGCGGCGGCGGACTGGATACGATGCACGGCAACGCTGGCGACGACCAGCTCAAAGGCGGCCCGGCGGCAACCCAAATGTTTGGAGACGACGGCAACGACAGCTTGCAGGGCGGTACGGGCAGCGAGTTCCTGTACGGTGGCAGCGGCAATGACCGGCTGATCGGCGCTGGCGGAAACGATTATCTGGCCGGCGGCACCGGCAACGATACGTTCGTGTTCGCCCCCGGCCTCGGCAAGGACACCGTCGCCGATTTCCAGAACACCGATGGCGTGCAGGATATCATTCAGTTCAGCAAAACCGTGTTTGCCGACTTCAGCGCGCTCCAATCGCACATGGCCGAGGTCGGCACCAGCGTCGTGATCACGGTCGACGCCAACAATGCGATCGAGATTCAGGACAAGACAATGAGCCAACTCCACGCCGGCGATTTTCTGTTCGTGTGA
- a CDS encoding AraC family transcriptional regulator, which produces MFWRESEAGTPFRFERKAGYMICLHRQPLPPCPYWIDGRPVPRMPIDSGQFLLLDRNEQHEALTYGGAADCISMYTSREALDRFQEEHELRPVGSLRARRGLAFEDHVIKNLGEGLLPALERPDAASQLFVDYVALALLAHLTAFYGENPMVFHPIRGGLAPWQERRTKEMLLAHIDGKIGVVDLARECGLSRSHFARAFRITTGVPPHKWLLARRIELAQDLLRNSTLSLETIAERCGFTDQSHFTRTFSRALGVAPGEWRRSYR; this is translated from the coding sequence ATGTTCTGGCGCGAATCCGAGGCCGGGACACCGTTCCGGTTCGAGCGCAAGGCCGGTTACATGATCTGTTTGCACCGGCAACCTCTGCCCCCCTGCCCATACTGGATCGATGGCCGGCCGGTGCCCCGGATGCCAATCGACAGCGGACAATTTCTCCTTCTCGATCGCAATGAGCAGCACGAGGCTCTGACGTATGGGGGGGCAGCGGATTGCATTTCGATGTACACTTCGCGCGAAGCTCTCGATCGATTCCAGGAGGAGCACGAACTCCGTCCGGTCGGGTCGCTTCGGGCTCGCAGAGGGCTGGCTTTCGAGGACCACGTCATCAAGAACCTGGGAGAAGGATTGCTCCCGGCTCTCGAGCGGCCCGATGCTGCGAGCCAGCTATTTGTCGACTATGTCGCGCTGGCGCTTCTCGCGCATTTGACGGCGTTCTATGGCGAAAACCCTATGGTCTTTCACCCGATCCGGGGCGGGCTTGCTCCATGGCAGGAGCGGCGGACCAAGGAAATGTTGCTGGCGCACATCGATGGAAAGATTGGTGTCGTCGACCTCGCGCGCGAGTGTGGTTTGTCGCGCAGCCACTTCGCCCGGGCCTTCCGTATAACGACTGGGGTGCCGCCACATAAGTGGCTACTGGCACGGCGGATCGAACTCGCGCAAGATTTGCTCCGAAATTCGACCCTCTCACTTGAGACAATTGCCGAACGCTGTGGCTTCACAGACCAAAGTCACTTCACTCGCACCTTCTCGAGAGCACTGGGTGTAGCTCCAGGCGAGTGGCGGCGCTCGTATCGATAG
- a CDS encoding (2Fe-2S)-binding protein: MNTYEQASLTPDPEAGHDDGRRELSRRSVLIIAGGAASLAAPGVAAQSTPPGRSRNVSTASVQLIVNGKPHQLEVDPRRSLLDVLRETLDLTGTKKGCNQGACGACTVLLNGRRIVSCLTLAAMHEGAEIKTIEGLETNGELHPLQAAFVERDGLQCGFCTPGQIMLGIGCIAEGHAGSPDEIRFWMSGNICRCGAYPGIVAAVADAAKRA; this comes from the coding sequence ATGAATACATATGAGCAGGCGAGCTTAACACCTGACCCGGAAGCCGGCCATGATGACGGCCGGCGCGAATTGTCGCGCCGTTCGGTCCTGATTATTGCAGGGGGAGCCGCCTCCCTCGCCGCTCCGGGAGTTGCCGCACAATCGACACCGCCCGGAAGGTCTCGAAACGTGTCGACGGCATCGGTCCAATTAATAGTCAACGGCAAACCGCATCAGCTCGAAGTCGATCCCCGCCGCTCGCTGCTCGATGTGCTGCGCGAGACGCTCGATCTCACCGGCACGAAGAAAGGGTGCAATCAGGGCGCCTGCGGTGCTTGCACCGTCCTTCTCAACGGCAGGCGTATCGTCTCCTGCCTGACGCTGGCTGCGATGCATGAGGGGGCTGAGATCAAGACGATCGAGGGCCTTGAAACGAATGGCGAGCTTCATCCGCTCCAGGCTGCGTTCGTCGAGCGCGACGGTTTGCAGTGCGGCTTCTGCACCCCCGGACAGATCATGTTGGGAATAGGCTGCATCGCAGAAGGCCATGCAGGTTCGCCGGATGAAATCAGGTTTTGGATGAGCGGCAATATCTGCCGTTGCGGTGCCTATCCGGGCATCGTCGCTGCGGTCGCCGACGCTGCCAAGAGGGCCTGA
- a CDS encoding FAD binding domain-containing protein, whose amino-acid sequence MLPFTLEKVTSVQAAIAAASSGRRFIAGGTTLIDLMREEVEQPEHLVDINTLPLSEIRIEGSDLVIGALARMADIAAHPDVQRLHPLVAESLIEGASPQLRNMASIGGNLLQRVRCPYFRMHDASCNKRTPNSGCAAIDGLNAGHAILGTSNHCAATHPSDVAVALVALDATMQVRGPQGERSFPVEELFRLPGDTPHLEHTLLPGELILAVRVPGGPFSRRARYLKVRDRASYEFALVSAAAALDVGDGLIRQARLAVGGVGTRPWRLRTVEKALIGKAPDRKIFEAAARLALEGARPLSGNHYKLELLPRTIVRALEMSGEAA is encoded by the coding sequence ATGCTTCCATTCACGCTCGAGAAGGTGACCTCCGTCCAGGCCGCCATCGCCGCCGCATCGTCCGGCCGACGTTTCATCGCCGGCGGCACCACGTTGATCGACCTGATGCGGGAGGAGGTGGAGCAGCCGGAACACCTCGTCGACATCAACACGCTCCCGCTCTCCGAAATCCGCATCGAGGGCTCCGATCTCGTGATCGGCGCGCTCGCCCGCATGGCCGATATTGCCGCCCACCCCGACGTACAACGCCTGCACCCGCTCGTCGCCGAAAGCCTGATCGAGGGCGCCTCGCCGCAGTTGCGCAACATGGCTTCCATCGGCGGCAACCTGCTCCAGCGCGTGCGCTGCCCATACTTCCGGATGCACGACGCGTCCTGCAACAAGCGCACCCCGAACTCCGGCTGCGCCGCGATCGATGGCCTCAATGCCGGCCACGCCATTCTCGGCACGAGCAATCATTGCGCGGCAACGCATCCTTCGGACGTTGCCGTCGCGCTGGTCGCGCTCGATGCCACGATGCAGGTGAGGGGGCCACAGGGCGAGCGCAGCTTTCCGGTTGAGGAGCTGTTTCGCTTGCCGGGCGATACGCCGCATCTCGAACACACGCTGCTGCCTGGCGAGCTCATCCTCGCGGTGCGGGTCCCCGGCGGTCCGTTCAGCCGGCGGGCGCGCTATCTCAAGGTGCGCGACCGCGCTTCTTACGAGTTCGCGCTCGTATCCGCCGCCGCCGCACTCGATGTCGGGGACGGCTTGATCCGTCAGGCGCGGCTCGCTGTCGGCGGCGTGGGCACTCGGCCGTGGCGCCTGCGCACGGTGGAGAAAGCGCTGATCGGCAAGGCTCCGGATCGCAAAATCTTCGAAGCCGCCGCCCGGCTGGCGCTCGAAGGAGCCCGTCCGTTGTCGGGCAATCATTACAAGCTCGAACTGCTGCCCCGGACGATCGTCCGCGCTCTTGAAATGTCGGGAGAAGCCGCATGA